A window of Quercus robur chromosome 12, dhQueRobu3.1, whole genome shotgun sequence genomic DNA:
ACAGCTTTCTGGTCTTGAATCTGGGGGGCCCCTCTCGTCAATAACCTCAACATTAAGCATCGGCATCTTCTGACCTAGCAGCTTACATGCTCCGAAACTCACAGAGCAAGAAGACATCCAAAGGGATCGCATTGTCTCCAGCTTTGCAGCATTGGCCAAAAGAGCCTTGTCACCAAAGGGGCAGTCCCTAATCTCAAGTTTTCTAAGGTTTTCACAACCAGAGAGTACATGATGGAGCCCCAGATCACTATCTCCAGCAAAAGCCACAGACAGCATCTCTAATTTTTTGCCATAAGTCCCAATGTACTTAAACACTCGATCAGTAAGAAGACCAGAAAGGGAAAGCCGCCTTAGATCCTTGCAGTGCTCAACAATGGCTCCAAATCCCACATCAAGTGGTTCAAGGGTAAGGTAATCAGGAGTCCGTGGCTCAATAATACAAAGACGAAACCTTGTCATGTTAGGTCGATTCCTGGCAATGGTCCTTAAGGCCTCATTAGACATTTGACGGCAGAAGTACAGAACTGAATGCAGCTTTGGGCAGCCTTCAGAAACAGAGACAAGTCCCTGTTCTGTCAACAATACATTTGGTTCTGCACCAAATGGCTCTGACGGAAATACCCTCAATTCTCGCAGATCCTTGCAAGATGCTGCAAGTTCTTCTAGGCCCAAGTCTTCAATGTAATCCAGCACCTGTAGTCATGTTCTCAGTCAATACAGGAACAAATAAGCAACAGGAACATGTTTGTGTCCAACACTAGGACCATAAAAcaagtaaattttgaaaaacatcatATATAAAACCAGACATACCCATAATTTCTGCAAATTCTGACATTGGCTAGCTAGCTTGATAAGATCAGAACTTTGGATAGTGGCTGCATAGCTCAAGTTCAACGACGTTAACCTAGGACAGATAGGATAAACAACTGGAAGATAACCCGGGGCTACATCCCAAAAACCAGACAGGCTCTTAAGTTCTTTGCACCCAGAGAATGCCCCCAATAGGTTCGAGAAAACATCCGGTGGTGAGAAAACATCTGGTCGCAAGTCAGACGCTTCCCCAGTGCCTAACTCAACCAACTGAGGTGCCCGACGAAGTAGGATTGCAAGCCTGTCAAAGGGCACGGCACGATTGAGCCGAAGAGTCCTCAGGTTGGGGCACCTACCCACCAGGCATTCCAAGGCTGTGAAGCTCACCTCAGAGTTCAAACAGGCAATGTTAAGGGACACCAGTGAGGTGTAGTTATCAGGAAAACGGCTGAGCCAATGTCCACTAGACTGATTCAAGTCCTCCACTTCACTCTCCCTCAAGTCCAGCTCTCTCAAATTCCTTTAATGCatcaataaatacaaaaaaattacaaacactTCTACTAATATTACCACATCAAGCAATTGAGCATAACCAACCCATATTTTACAAAACTCTTAACTATCTACAAATATAAACAAGTTCGTAATTTGTCCCCTTATATATCATCCACAATGACAaagatcatttttttatttctggGTAAGTAGCATTGAAACACATTACAACACAAAAGCAAATCATTTATTGTTTTCCAATCTAAGAACCCAGATTCCCAGAACCCCaaaacagaaaattaaaaaaattattaaaaaaaaaaaaacaaacattgtTCACATTGTTACATATATCTTACAAAACTCTTAACTGTCCACAAACATAAACAAGCTTGTAACTTGGTCCCCTTATATATCATCCACAATGACAAAgatcgcttttttttttttttttgggtaagtatcAATGAAACACATTACAACCCAGAAGCAAATCATTTATTGTTTTCTAATCTAAGAACCCAGATTCCCAGaaccccaaaacaaaacaaaaaatcaaactatTATTCCCTAAAAGCAAACAAACACAATCAGAAACTAGTACAAACAGAATCTTCCTTAAATCAACATTTTAACTCAAACAACAAGATTCATTCATTTGACCACCAATTATTTAaagtaagaagaagaaaaaaaagtgaacaacCCCACCTCACcccaggaaaaataaaatagaaccCAAGTAATCTTGACTAGATTTTCCACATTAACCAGTGCCCTCCCAGATCTAcaatacagaaaaaaaaagtaaataaagcaAAGTAACACTAACTATAACTGACAACCAAAACAcatttttactaaaaagaaaaaacaacaatgCAACAAAACCCAAGTTTAGTCTTCAACATTTTCAACTAAAAACCAGATCTTGAACACAAAAAGTTTGAATCTTTCAATTTGGGTTAAGCTAAACCTGCAATCAGCAGCAATGGCAGCAAGTCCTTTAGTCGAAAAACCTTCACAAGAAGAAAGCACAAGAACCTTAAAGTTCTTGAACGACTTAGAAATGAGTTTCAAGGTGTCGTCCGAGATGACCATGCGCTTCAACCGAATCTCTTCGAGCCCAGGATAAGCCTTGGAAGCCGCCTCGATCCACGGGTCCACGTAGGCGCCCCAACCTTCGGGTACGAGGTTGAAATCAGCGAAGTGTGGCTTACCTTTGAGCTCCAAACACCTCACGTCCGGGAACCGTTTGATCAAGATCACGGGGCTGACAGCGTAGCAGTTGCCCACGAACACTCTCCTCCGGCTCCAACGTTCGATCTCGTACCACGATTGACACACGGTCGAGATCGCGTtcctgtctctgtctctctctatGAATGAGAACACGTGTTCCAACACTTCTTCAGGGAACGAACTACCCATCATCATCTtcatgtaaaaaattaaaattaaaaaaataaacacaacacaacacaaacacaaacacatttttttttttttttttttggttttcaaagctcagagagagagagtttccaAAGTGACACACACACAAAGTGAGGCAAAGCTATACTGTTAGATCTGAGAGTGCATTTCAcaatatatgagagagagagagagagagagagagagagaagaggataAGGATTATttgtttgtgttgtgttgtgttgtgttgtgctGTGTATGGGGGTCGAGGTTAGAATATAACCAGGGTTAAAGAAATGAGGGTGCGATGGAGGGTTGCAATTGTGACACGTGTAGGGTTGGATTTTTATGTTATCCATTTTGGTGACGAACGTGAGCcgcatgaaaaaataaaaagagagagagagagagatgtacgTAAAGAGTGTTGAGTGTTGAGAATGAATTTGGGTTTAAGTTTAGTTGGGGTATCACCTTAAACAAGTCGGTCCGAACTGAGTATTAAACTTAGACATAAAACAAGTATCACTTTCACTTTAAGTCGAGCTGAGAACTAAACTCTCGAATGCAAAATAAATTTGAGATTATTAGTGAGAATGGGAAAACTTTGTAAAGTGTTATGATGTGTAGCGTAATGGGGGTGGATGAAAGGGAATCTCATGATTCGGATTGCACGGCTGGATCTGAGGCCGAGGATATTGCGGGGACCACTAAATTTTGGAGACAAATTATATAAaacaagaaaatttaaattctaaaaaaaaaaaaaagagagagagagaagaaatttattaaaaacaaaaaaaaaaaaaaaaaaggaaaaacagaaGGGGAGGTTAAAAATAATGAGGAATGATATGATGTGAAGTGTGTTATGATGACATCATGGGGCGTCCAATCATACGTGACTATTTTGATCTATCATTCAgtctctatagaatagagaggaatagatagatagatagatatagaTGGGTACTCTTACCCATAATATGATTTTGTACCGGGTAACATCACCATTTGTGCATTTCCGACGGGCCATGCATGGTTGGTATAAAGAGTGATGTTAAAGTGTGATTAGTGGCGAGTTGACATAATTTTGGCATAATTAGGGACACATAATTTGACATAATTTTGTACCATAACTTGTTACGTAGCGAGTTATAATTAGTTAAAGTGTGATAATGAGACATGTGAGAACACATCTTTATCAATCACAACTCACCATATAGCGAGTTGTAGCATAAAATTGTATCAAATTATGTATCCCTAGTCTTACTCTTTGTATAATTGCCCTTATAATGTatcatctacttttttttttaatgatctaATTAAGCTTTACTCAATTATAGAATTGTTtgttcaaaaaacaaaattatataattgttgttctgacaaattattattagaGCATTCGCAAAGTGGATGCAAAATACAAAATGTgcaaaaatttgcaaaatataGCATAAAATAGACTGCATCAGTGCTTATATAgtgtacaatataaaaaattgttagtgTTCTCTTTGAAAACTAGTTATGTTTGCCATAATAAAAGAATGGCATGCAATGTTAATTGGTACTGTAAGTGTTCGTTAAAAAATTGTTTCAGTTAAATCTTTGtgttttatgttaaattttttattagttttatagAGTATAGAGTATAGAGCCAATAAATCTTACTTTTTGAGATTCATGTcactttaataatattttcaaccTCTCATTAATTCAcgctaatttttttattagcttAAGCCtacaataattaatttttaatgagcACTTTATGGTGCCCATTAATATttcacataaaagaaaaatatcaatattacttttttaaaacaCTCCTGCATAAAACTCGtataatttttgggtttctaaGTTTCATCACTTTATTGCAATCTCATTTATTAATTCAAATGGGCTACGATTGTGTTTTAGAGGAGGGTTGATAAACCAAATATCTATcttaaactttttgttttctagttttgtaaagtttatatttgaaattggtGTATTATtgttttcataataaaaaagtattaattttaaGTATAAATGATTCGGTCTTACTTCACTTCTTTTAAGTATAACTCTGCATTTGCTCACATTTAGTGAATAAGTAAATCAACAAATAAGTAGATTCAAATGCACACAATTTTAAGctagttttatttttgattAATTAATGTAGATATATAAACTAGTTTTCTGATCATTCAAAAACCTATTGTGTGATATATAAATTATGCACTGTGCCACAAATTTAAttcaataatcttttttttttaactaaatagattattcttctccaaaaaaaaaaaaaagaggagattATGATAACAAGATCTTGGCATGATTAATTGATGGCtagtgtttatttttaatttttcacaagTACctgagaaagaaaatgaaaaatcatagTGCAAGGAAAGAATAAATCATGATTTCGTTATGGAAGCCTTATCAttaagaaaaagttaaaaatgaaaAGCTTGTTAACCCAAATGAATGGTCATAATAATGAAGCTCAGAAAATTGATTAAAGTACACAAAAACAACTGCACGTAGCATCTTAATCAAGACCTTTTATACAGTGTACGGATAGAAGAAGGTAATGCAGcagagattttgtttttttacacgtacacccaaaaaaagaagggccaaaaataaataaaaaataaaaaccctaaagTGAATAGTAACTTCCTTTTGATTCTTTACCAcatagtttgtttttttttttttttttgattggtaccacatagtttctaaaaaaaaaaaaaaagattctttcCACATATggtaaaaatctaaaaaaacaaaattattggaccccaatGATGTGAAAATGTCGAATTTAGCCTCTGTTGAATTATTAGTTTCACATAAATTGGGGGGGTACTCCTGTCAGTCTGTGAAAAGGACATAGTATTATGGGGTCGTATTGGTTCAGCATGGAGTTTCTGGACCTGTCATTTTTtgtgccttaaaaaaaaatcaacggTCTTCTTTACCTTTTAAGAGAAACCATCTAGACCGTTGGTCCcgttttgttgttttttgctCAACGTTGTTGTTGTCTCTTAGCAAAGCATTGGTTTAGCAAAGCGAaaagtgtttcaaaaaatattgtCCAATTTTATCTCAGAAATTTAggagtattattattaataaagagaaaatttaaCTTATAGTTTAGAAGCATTAGTTTAGAgaacattttttaaaacctttttttttttttaaagagtttcaacCACGCTCttgatgattgttttttatcatcaaatcaaaacaccaattgatttttggtgtaagtggagattgaatctcagatttcttattcaacgataaaagactttactaattgagaTAAATGCAACCCacttttagaaactttttataagaaaagaaaaaagtaattaatatttttacaattttttatatttctcataaaagtaatataaaaaatttcctaaaattgtTAATTAACAAATGCTCTAATTAAGGGCACCTGTTAACACTActcttattataaataaataaatcagtttctttaaatttcaattagaaTATTTTATTAGCTAGCTGAGTTGGCTTGCACGTAAAGTCGATTTTTAATTGGTGAGAAATCGTGAttaagattaataaaaaaaggggttctgattaattaattaaaaatgaatGGGATTTAATTATTAAGCCCACGCTTGGTTCTCCGGGAATCTCTCTTCCCCCTCGAGTGGAATGGCTTGGACTTTGCTGTATATTTTGTAGTGATGCCACTCACTTGCTAACactttgaaaaatgttttttggaaaCCGATTTCTAGGAGATAtaagcaaagaaaaaattaattaaaaaaaagaatgagaaataaGCATACCATTTGCCTTGATTGATGCCTTGGTACCATTTGATTAATCAAATTTTTATGACTTCGGGATAAACttaatagcttttttttttttttttttttttttttttcaatttttttaaaagaatagtACTATTACATATGCTTTGGTATTCTATGTTAATCACCTACACGTGAAGCAGCAAAACCAATGTCGAGGaattgaaaaaatgaaaatgcgaaaaaaagaagaagaagaaaactctCTCATACGTGACAGCGGAGCGAAATGCATGCCGGTACACATGCTATTTACTCATGgcaaagttttttttgttcatcGATTTGTGTTGAAATTGTGTTTGAAGCACAAAAGTCTTTATAGTATTACTATAAACCACACAAAGCCCGTAACTAATAAGATGGGAGTTTGAGTGGGATCCAAGTAGAGTTCGAgctatatgaaaaaaaaaatatatatatatatacatatatatttagttttacGTTTAcgtgaaatatatatttaattttctatttggtttGACGTTTTAAGAGATTAAAATGGcgtatttaaaattaaaatctttgtTTTATAATCACAACTCTTcataacttttttacaaatgtccattttaaattcaaaacacaatttttcaactttttatacAAAAGAATCTTATATACTTTTAAATGTGTTAATTTAAAGCATACAATTTCATTCATTAGACATTAAAACCTCTATTATTCTCCATTATATGTAACAATAATGGAGCAAATGTTAGCACCATAATACACCTAAAAAACCTACACCATTTTATCACTTGCCAACTCTACGCCAAAGCATTTAATTCCTCGTACattattaaatttgttattaatttagagagagagagagagagagagagagagagagagagagagagagagagagagagagagagagagtaaattcAAAAGAAACCATTACATGGGCTCTCTCGATCTATAGCTATGTTTCTTCtgaatttccttcttattcgtaCCTTTAACACTTATGAAAGTATtttctccaccaaaaaaaaaaaaaaaaaacacaaacacttaTGAAGGTaccttaaatttttattattttgggtacGTAAAGATGCTAGAATTTATGTTGTTTATGCTCAAGCTAGCATATTTAACACATCTCATAAATAGTATCACATGCATGCACAAGAGTTTCTTCCTCATATGAGAGtcagagatagagagatagaTGAAGGGCAGGGAATAAATAGGATGCTAGATGAAAACGTGTATACCATATTGTATATGCTagaataaatatgaaaaaaaaaatgtataaaatcaTAATAAGAGAACACGAGAATTATGTGATTCAGCATTGTTGGcctacataaaaattaaaaaaaaaaaaatcttgaagacTACATTTTTAGTAGAAGTGAATTTAAATGACTAATATATCTAATATATTTTGAACACTTTTgattttccttcttattcgtgCCTTTAAAACTTATGAAGGTACCttaaatttgtattaatttgGGTACGTAAATGTACTAGAATTTATGATGTTTATGCCCAATAGTAATGAGTAGATTCTAGCTTTCACAATTTAACACCCCAAAACAATAACATTGATCATCAGTACTCCTTGTACGTAGTACAACATCGATGCGCAACATTTATTCctcatttgagagagagagagagagagagagagatatgcaAGGACATACATACTGATTCACTCATGGTTTGTTTTAGTTTCTACTGAGTTTCATTCATATTTGAGTTTGTACTTTGTACAATCTATGGAAGTAATTAATAAAACAATGTTACTTTAGGTGTGTATAGGCTCTAGCATTTGCTACTTATTAATGGAGTGTGAGGATTTCAGTGCTGGTTGGGTTTGGAAAGCAAATACCCTCCCTagaattaaaacttttttgtagATGTGTGCCCATAATAGTATTGGGGTTAGGAGTTGTCTTATGAAGAGAGGGGTTTGTGTAGAAGAGTTGTGCCCCATTTGTCAAGAAGCTCCGGAATCAGTTTTGCATGCCCTTCGTGACTGTGCTTAGGTTAAGCTGGTGTGGGCAAAGCTGGGTATTACTGAAGCTAATCGGGTTTTTTGGGATAGTGGGCTGCTGGACTGGTTGCATTGGAATGGTAATCATATGGACACGGGGGCTGCTACAAGTGTATCCATGAGGTTGCCGTGGAAAATTAGATTCCCTTTGCTGTTTGGAACATCTGGAAAACcagaaataattttgtttttcaaaggAAGAGGCTGAACCCTCAATTGGATTCGCTTATTATTAACCAAGTCATTGAATTCTTGCACTGCATTGCCTCTCCTAGAGTACCGGTCCAAAGAGTTGTTCAGAGAATTCGATGGGAAAAGCCTCCGGTTGGGTGGATGAAGCTTAATACGGACGACTCGGTGTGTGGCAATCCGAGTGTGGCTGGATGTGGGGGAGTGATAAGGAATGATCGTGGGCTTTGGATTAGGGGTTTCTCCAGACGTATAGGAGTCACAAACAGCTTTATAGCTGAGCTATGGGGTCTAAAGGAGGGCCTTATGTTATGCTGTAATCTCAACATAGACTCTGTCATCGTTGAACTGGATGCAAGGGCTATTGTGGATGCTATTAGTAATGATCAATATGTAAACAATGTAATATCCCCTGTTTTGGACAACTGCAGGTGTTTGATCTCTTGTTTCCACCGGATTCTTTTCAAGCACTGCTACCGGGAAGCAAACCGGTGTGCAAACAGTTTAGCTAGGTTGAGTATTAGCCAAGAAGCTGAAATTGCTTTCTATGAGAGCTCGCCTGTGAGCACTCTTAAGGCTTATGAGGATGATTGTAAGGGTTTTTACCTGTCCAGGTTGTGTCCTGTTTCTTTTGTgctttcttagtttttaataaaatcgccttttaccaaaaaaaaaaaaaaaagaattgtcaTATGGAGTATTTATATTGTTGTATGGATAAAAggaaataattcaattttttgaatgtgtaagacttttttcttttagactttaacctttttaattttgcatttctaAGTAGggtgtaataaaaaaaaaaaaaaaaatttaaatgtttgATGCTTTGTTATATCAAACTTGTCAGTGCTATAAAATCCACGCAAGTCAACTTTACCATAATACATTATcgtttcaaaagaaaaatcaagtgGAATCTTTTGCATAATTAGTAGATTAACGAAATTCTATGCATCAATAGCTCAACAAACACAAGTAAAAACTCacccccaaaaaacaaaaaatcaattccAATTGATAAGAACACACAAGGATTGATTTTGATATATGAAAAAGCTTTATAGAGTAGCATTGTATACTGCAATTGATGGAAactttagaaaacaaaaaaaaaaaatgggaaagaaacgaaaaaaatcacatcaatcttttcctttttttttttgggaggagagGAGGGCAAAATCTTTTCTAAACGTCATTTTCTGGGGAGTAGAAAGtcgaaaactttttttttttttatgaaagaaagtcgaaaacatatatatatatatatatatatatatatatatatatagatagcaTTCACTCTTTTCCTTGTATATTCTTATTCCCCGTGGACCCTAATCTTTTGAGCTTATAGATTAAAAAAGTGGGGACAAAGTGTTAAGCACAGATAACGCGTCTGAATCATTATTTACTActatcttttcttcttctcttttttgagaatctactGCCTATCATATAGGtcataaaaagtaaaatctaTTTTGTCTATGTTTtcctttcctttaaaaaattaaagttaaaataaaacacaaagtGTGTATGAATATGAATATAACTTCCTCTCCattcagcccaaaaaaaaaatttcctctctcttcctcctttttctaTTAAATATTATCATTAGTTCCTTTTTCTATTAAATATTATCATTAGTTTGAGATAGCttacttttattagttttttttgtttaaaaattaaaaaataatccaGATAAAAATCTAGTtgtaccttttttctttttttctttttttgagagacaAATCTAGTTGTGCCTAAAAGGCTAAAACATGAtattaaaaaactatatataagcTTGCGATGAAAACAAGCTGAttcttaaatttattcaaacatACACGGAGAACATTAATGTACTTACataaatagggaaaaaaaaaaaatatatatatatatatatatatatatatattttccctCATAGATGGAGTACTTAATTACCACAtgacaacaaccaaaaaaaaaaaaaaaaagttgatggtGGAAAAGTCCAAAATAAAAGATTTCCAGACATATTACTATTACTAAACTCAGTATGTTTTGATAATTTCAtaaagaaaaaggcaaaaatagCACAGATTTAATTGCAAATaaaagcacacaaatgtcactATTATCAGGAGCACCTGAAAGTGTACATtaattaatcctttttttttaagcaagtCATAAGTCATGAATAAGCCCCATGACTCTGTATATATAGTACCACTGCACATCATCAATTGATACAAACAAAATCATAGAAATTAGCATCACGTGACAGAAAGCTAAGTTCGATTATgttaatgtttcaaaaaatgacTTTTTATTAGTGGAAGAGTCTCAatcttataattaattaaagcttAATTAagctccatctctctctctctctctctctctctctctctctgatattCATGTGCATATACTTCCAAAATGTGTAACAGTGTAtctcttatattaaaaaaaaaaaaacccatatagTAGAGAGCCTTTTTCTAAGCTGAAATATAGTTTGTGTGAGCATAGAGCAAAGGCTCGGAGCAAGCTTTTGTTGACCAAAACTTGATAAGAGAGCGGGGGCCTCTCATTTTGACTACTGTATAATATGGCTCCCACATAGGCACATCTTTATAAAAATGATGCACCAACGactctttttaataattttatttttgaggatTATAATCATCGACTAAGGAACCTTTGACTATTTATAGCCATGATAAATGGTGAAAGGCTAAAATAAGTTAATACTAATTATTATTTCA
This region includes:
- the LOC126710589 gene encoding protein TRANSPORT INHIBITOR RESPONSE 1-like: MCLCLCCVVFIFLILIFYMKMMMGSSFPEEVLEHVFSFIERDRDRNAISTVCQSWYEIERWSRRRVFVGNCYAVSPVILIKRFPDVRCLELKGKPHFADFNLVPEGWGAYVDPWIEAASKAYPGLEEIRLKRMVISDDTLKLISKSFKNFKVLVLSSCEGFSTKGLAAIAADCRNLRELDLRESEVEDLNQSSGHWLSRFPDNYTSLVSLNIACLNSEVSFTALECLVGRCPNLRTLRLNRAVPFDRLAILLRRAPQLVELGTGEASDLRPDVFSPPDVFSNLLGAFSGCKELKSLSGFWDVAPGYLPVVYPICPRLTSLNLSYAATIQSSDLIKLASQCQNLQKLWVLDYIEDLGLEELAASCKDLRELRVFPSEPFGAEPNVLLTEQGLVSVSEGCPKLHSVLYFCRQMSNEALRTIARNRPNMTRFRLCIIEPRTPDYLTLEPLDVGFGAIVEHCKDLRRLSLSGLLTDRVFKYIGTYGKKLEMLSVAFAGDSDLGLHHVLSGCENLRKLEIRDCPFGDKALLANAAKLETMRSLWMSSCSVSFGACKLLGQKMPMLNVEVIDERGPPDSRPESCPVEKLYIYRTVSGPRFDMPGFVWTKDKDSALGLS